GACCACCAGGCCCTGCGTCACGACATCGCCTTGCAGACCGCAGTCGATACCGATGGCGTGCTGGCCAGCCAGTCCACCTTGTGTCGCTTCGAGCAGCAGGCCGATCGAGACTGGGCGGTTACCATCCACGAGGAGATGATCGAGCAGTTCATCCGCTCGTTCCGGCGGCCACCCAAGAAGCCGCTCTACCTCGACTTCGATGCCACCGACGATCGGGTGCATGGCCAGCAGCTCGGGCGGCACTTCAACGGCTACTACAACCACTACATCTTCCTGCCGCTGTTCGTGTTCTGTGGCGACCAGCTGCTGGTCAGCTACCTTCGTCCGGCCTCGCTGGATGCCGCTCACCACGCCGGTGCCATCCTCGCCCTGTTGGTCCGGCGGCTGCGCCAGGCGTGGCATGAGGTGAAGATTGTCTTCCGAGGCGACAGCGGCTTCTGCCGTCCGCTGATTCTCAACTGGTGCGACCGCCACGGCGTCGATTACATCATCGGCCTCGCCGGCAACAAGCGCTTGGCCAAGCTGGCTCTGGACATCGACTACACGTCGGCTATCCGCTTCGAGAAGAGTTGGGAGAAGGAGCGTGTCTTCGGCTTCATCGAGTACGCTGCCAAGAGCTGGAAGGAGCGTCGACGAAAGGTCATCGTCAAGTCCGAGACCAGCCGGCGTGGCTTCAACACCCGCTATGTGGTCACCAGCCTGCGCGGCTGCAGCGCCGAGTGGCTCTATGACCACCGCTACTGTGCCCGGGGCGAGATGGAGAACCGCATCA
The Halomonas sp. H10-9-1 DNA segment above includes these coding regions:
- a CDS encoding IS1380 family transposase: MTKCTTPSTSFPRCKGRQVIARFDGGDVTSDGGILLLRQLDREMGLTRAVARRLSDERDPQRCLHRTETLVRQRVFGLALGYEDLNDHQALRHDIALQTAVDTDGVLASQSTLCRFEQQADRDWAVTIHEEMIEQFIRSFRRPPKKPLYLDFDATDDRVHGQQLGRHFNGYYNHYIFLPLFVFCGDQLLVSYLRPASLDAAHHAGAILALLVRRLRQAWHEVKIVFRGDSGFCRPLILNWCDRHGVDYIIGLAGNKRLAKLALDIDYTSAIRFEKSWEKERVFGFIEYAAKSWKERRRKVIVKSETSRRGFNTRYVVTSLRGCSAEWLYDHRYCARGEMENRIKEQQFLFSDRTSCHEWWPNQYRLLLSGLAYLLLERLRRIYLRRTAFAQAQVNTLRLKLLKIGAVITRNTRTIRLMLSSQYPEQDLFLKLANKLVPG